In Calonectris borealis chromosome 22, bCalBor7.hap1.2, whole genome shotgun sequence, one genomic interval encodes:
- the PIP4K2B gene encoding phosphatidylinositol 5-phosphate 4-kinase type-2 beta isoform X2, with amino-acid sequence MASNCAGGSSAGGVGAALGSALSASKTKTKKKHFVCQKVKLFRASEPLLSVLMWGANHTINELSNVPVPVMLMPDDFKAYSKIKVDNHLFNKENLPSRFKFKEYCPLVFRNLRERFGIDDQDYQNSVTRSAPVNSDSQGRCGARFLTTYDRRFVIKAVSSEDVAEMHNILKKYHQFIVECHGNTLLPQFLGMYRLTVDGVETYMVVTRNVFSHRLTVHRKYDLKAKDLPTFKDNDFLNEGQKLHVGEESKKNFLEKLKRDVEFLAQLKIMDYSLLVGIHDVDRAEQEEMEVEDRAEDEECENDGLGGNPISSYGTPPDSPGNLLNYPRFFGPGEFDPSVDVYAMKSHESAPKKEVYFMAIIDILTPYDAKKKAAHAAKTVKHGAGAEISTVNPEQYSKRFNEFISNILT; translated from the exons ATGGCCTCGAACTGCGCGGGGGGTTCGTCGGCGGGGGGCGTCGGGGCGGCGCTGGGCTCGGCCCTCAGCGCCAGCAAGACCAAGACCAAGAAGAAACACTTCGTCTGCCAGAAGGTGAAGCTGTTCCGGGCCTCGGAGCCGCTGCTCAGCGTCCTCATGTGGGGGGCCAACCACACG aTCAACGAACTCAGCAACGTTCCCGTCCCTGTCATGTTAATGCCTGATGACTTTAAAGCCTACAGTAAGATTAAGGTGGACAATCATCTATTCAACAA GGAAAACTTGCCAAGTCGCTTTAAATTTAAGGAGTATTGTCCACTGGTGTTCCGAAACCTCCGAGAAAGATTTGGGATTGACGATCAAGACTACCAG AACTCGGTGACACGAAGCGCCCCAGTGAACAGTGACAGCCAGGGCCGATGTGGGGCCCGGTTCCTCACCACCTACGACAGGAGGTTTGTCATTAAGGCAGTGTCGAGTGAGGATGTAGCAGAGATGCACAACATCTTAAAGAAGTACCATCAG TTCATAGTGGAGTGTCATGGGAACACCCTCCTGCCCCAGTTCCTTGGCATGTACCGGCTCACCGTGGACGGAGTGGAAACCTACATGGTGGTTACCAGGAACGTATTTAGTCACAGGCTGACTGTGCACCGGAAATACGACCTGAAG GCCAAGGATCTACCAACATTCAAGGACAACGACTTCTTGAATGAGGGTCAGAAGCTGCATGTTGGAGAAGAGAGTAAAAAGAACTTCCTTGAAAAACTGAAGCGGGATGTGGAG TTTTTAGCTCAGCTGAAGATTATGGACTACAGCTTGCTGGTTGGGATCCACGATGTTGACCGAGCAGAGCAGGAAGAGATGGAAGTGGAGGATCGGGCAGAGGATGAGGAGTGTGAGAACGACGGTCTCGGAGGCAACCCCATTTCCTCCTATGGCACACCCCCTGACAGCCCTGGCAATCTCCTCAACTACCCTCGCTTCTTTGGGCCTGGAGAGTTTGACCCTTCTGTTGATGTCTACGCCATGAAAAGCCACGAAA GTGCCCCCAAGAAGGAAGTGTACTTCATGGCCATTATAGACATTCTTACGCCATATGATGCGAAGAAGAAAGCTGCACATGCTGCCAAAACAGTGAAACATGGG GCTGGGGCAGAGATCTCCACCGTGAATCCAGAGCAGTACTCTAAACGCTTCAATGAATTTATCTCCAATATCCTGACATAG
- the PIP4K2B gene encoding phosphatidylinositol 5-phosphate 4-kinase type-2 beta isoform X4: MLMPDDFKAYSKIKVDNHLFNKENLPSRFKFKEYCPLVFRNLRERFGIDDQDYQNSVTRSAPVNSDSQGRCGARFLTTYDRRFVIKAVSSEDVAEMHNILKKYHQFIVECHGNTLLPQFLGMYRLTVDGVETYMVVTRNVFSHRLTVHRKYDLKGSTVSREASDKEKAKDLPTFKDNDFLNEGQKLHVGEESKKNFLEKLKRDVEFLAQLKIMDYSLLVGIHDVDRAEQEEMEVEDRAEDEECENDGLGGNPISSYGTPPDSPGNLLNYPRFFGPGEFDPSVDVYAMKSHESAPKKEVYFMAIIDILTPYDAKKKAAHAAKTVKHGAGAEISTVNPEQYSKRFNEFISNILT; the protein is encoded by the exons ATGTTAATGCCTGATGACTTTAAAGCCTACAGTAAGATTAAGGTGGACAATCATCTATTCAACAA GGAAAACTTGCCAAGTCGCTTTAAATTTAAGGAGTATTGTCCACTGGTGTTCCGAAACCTCCGAGAAAGATTTGGGATTGACGATCAAGACTACCAG AACTCGGTGACACGAAGCGCCCCAGTGAACAGTGACAGCCAGGGCCGATGTGGGGCCCGGTTCCTCACCACCTACGACAGGAGGTTTGTCATTAAGGCAGTGTCGAGTGAGGATGTAGCAGAGATGCACAACATCTTAAAGAAGTACCATCAG TTCATAGTGGAGTGTCATGGGAACACCCTCCTGCCCCAGTTCCTTGGCATGTACCGGCTCACCGTGGACGGAGTGGAAACCTACATGGTGGTTACCAGGAACGTATTTAGTCACAGGCTGACTGTGCACCGGAAATACGACCTGAAG GGCTCAACAGTATCCAGGGAAGCAAGCGATAAAGAGAAG GCCAAGGATCTACCAACATTCAAGGACAACGACTTCTTGAATGAGGGTCAGAAGCTGCATGTTGGAGAAGAGAGTAAAAAGAACTTCCTTGAAAAACTGAAGCGGGATGTGGAG TTTTTAGCTCAGCTGAAGATTATGGACTACAGCTTGCTGGTTGGGATCCACGATGTTGACCGAGCAGAGCAGGAAGAGATGGAAGTGGAGGATCGGGCAGAGGATGAGGAGTGTGAGAACGACGGTCTCGGAGGCAACCCCATTTCCTCCTATGGCACACCCCCTGACAGCCCTGGCAATCTCCTCAACTACCCTCGCTTCTTTGGGCCTGGAGAGTTTGACCCTTCTGTTGATGTCTACGCCATGAAAAGCCACGAAA GTGCCCCCAAGAAGGAAGTGTACTTCATGGCCATTATAGACATTCTTACGCCATATGATGCGAAGAAGAAAGCTGCACATGCTGCCAAAACAGTGAAACATGGG GCTGGGGCAGAGATCTCCACCGTGAATCCAGAGCAGTACTCTAAACGCTTCAATGAATTTATCTCCAATATCCTGACATAG
- the PIP4K2B gene encoding phosphatidylinositol 5-phosphate 4-kinase type-2 beta isoform X3: protein MASNCAGGSSAGGVGAALGSALSASKTKTKKKHFVCQKVKLFRASEPLLSVLMWGANHTINELSNVPVPVMLMPDDFKAYSKIKVDNHLFNKENLPSRFKFKEYCPLVFRNLRERFGIDDQDYQNSVTRSAPVNSDSQGRCGARFLTTYDRRFVIKAVSSEDVAEMHNILKKYHQFIVECHGNTLLPQFLGMYRLTVDGVETYMVVTRNVFSHRLTVHRKYDLKGSTVSREASDKEKAKDLPTFKDNDFLNEGQKLHVGEESKKNFLEKLKRDVEFLAQLKIMDYSLLVGIHDVDRAEQEEMEVEDRAEDEECENDGLGGNPISSYGTPPDSPGNLLNYPRFFGPGEFDPSVDVYAMKSHESWGRDLHRESRAVL from the exons ATGGCCTCGAACTGCGCGGGGGGTTCGTCGGCGGGGGGCGTCGGGGCGGCGCTGGGCTCGGCCCTCAGCGCCAGCAAGACCAAGACCAAGAAGAAACACTTCGTCTGCCAGAAGGTGAAGCTGTTCCGGGCCTCGGAGCCGCTGCTCAGCGTCCTCATGTGGGGGGCCAACCACACG aTCAACGAACTCAGCAACGTTCCCGTCCCTGTCATGTTAATGCCTGATGACTTTAAAGCCTACAGTAAGATTAAGGTGGACAATCATCTATTCAACAA GGAAAACTTGCCAAGTCGCTTTAAATTTAAGGAGTATTGTCCACTGGTGTTCCGAAACCTCCGAGAAAGATTTGGGATTGACGATCAAGACTACCAG AACTCGGTGACACGAAGCGCCCCAGTGAACAGTGACAGCCAGGGCCGATGTGGGGCCCGGTTCCTCACCACCTACGACAGGAGGTTTGTCATTAAGGCAGTGTCGAGTGAGGATGTAGCAGAGATGCACAACATCTTAAAGAAGTACCATCAG TTCATAGTGGAGTGTCATGGGAACACCCTCCTGCCCCAGTTCCTTGGCATGTACCGGCTCACCGTGGACGGAGTGGAAACCTACATGGTGGTTACCAGGAACGTATTTAGTCACAGGCTGACTGTGCACCGGAAATACGACCTGAAG GGCTCAACAGTATCCAGGGAAGCAAGCGATAAAGAGAAG GCCAAGGATCTACCAACATTCAAGGACAACGACTTCTTGAATGAGGGTCAGAAGCTGCATGTTGGAGAAGAGAGTAAAAAGAACTTCCTTGAAAAACTGAAGCGGGATGTGGAG TTTTTAGCTCAGCTGAAGATTATGGACTACAGCTTGCTGGTTGGGATCCACGATGTTGACCGAGCAGAGCAGGAAGAGATGGAAGTGGAGGATCGGGCAGAGGATGAGGAGTGTGAGAACGACGGTCTCGGAGGCAACCCCATTTCCTCCTATGGCACACCCCCTGACAGCCCTGGCAATCTCCTCAACTACCCTCGCTTCTTTGGGCCTGGAGAGTTTGACCCTTCTGTTGATGTCTACGCCATGAAAAGCCACGAAA GCTGGGGCAGAGATCTCCACCGTGAATCCAGAGCAGTACTCTAA
- the PIP4K2B gene encoding phosphatidylinositol 5-phosphate 4-kinase type-2 beta isoform X1 — protein sequence MASNCAGGSSAGGVGAALGSALSASKTKTKKKHFVCQKVKLFRASEPLLSVLMWGANHTINELSNVPVPVMLMPDDFKAYSKIKVDNHLFNKENLPSRFKFKEYCPLVFRNLRERFGIDDQDYQNSVTRSAPVNSDSQGRCGARFLTTYDRRFVIKAVSSEDVAEMHNILKKYHQFIVECHGNTLLPQFLGMYRLTVDGVETYMVVTRNVFSHRLTVHRKYDLKGSTVSREASDKEKAKDLPTFKDNDFLNEGQKLHVGEESKKNFLEKLKRDVEFLAQLKIMDYSLLVGIHDVDRAEQEEMEVEDRAEDEECENDGLGGNPISSYGTPPDSPGNLLNYPRFFGPGEFDPSVDVYAMKSHESAPKKEVYFMAIIDILTPYDAKKKAAHAAKTVKHGAGAEISTVNPEQYSKRFNEFISNILT from the exons ATGGCCTCGAACTGCGCGGGGGGTTCGTCGGCGGGGGGCGTCGGGGCGGCGCTGGGCTCGGCCCTCAGCGCCAGCAAGACCAAGACCAAGAAGAAACACTTCGTCTGCCAGAAGGTGAAGCTGTTCCGGGCCTCGGAGCCGCTGCTCAGCGTCCTCATGTGGGGGGCCAACCACACG aTCAACGAACTCAGCAACGTTCCCGTCCCTGTCATGTTAATGCCTGATGACTTTAAAGCCTACAGTAAGATTAAGGTGGACAATCATCTATTCAACAA GGAAAACTTGCCAAGTCGCTTTAAATTTAAGGAGTATTGTCCACTGGTGTTCCGAAACCTCCGAGAAAGATTTGGGATTGACGATCAAGACTACCAG AACTCGGTGACACGAAGCGCCCCAGTGAACAGTGACAGCCAGGGCCGATGTGGGGCCCGGTTCCTCACCACCTACGACAGGAGGTTTGTCATTAAGGCAGTGTCGAGTGAGGATGTAGCAGAGATGCACAACATCTTAAAGAAGTACCATCAG TTCATAGTGGAGTGTCATGGGAACACCCTCCTGCCCCAGTTCCTTGGCATGTACCGGCTCACCGTGGACGGAGTGGAAACCTACATGGTGGTTACCAGGAACGTATTTAGTCACAGGCTGACTGTGCACCGGAAATACGACCTGAAG GGCTCAACAGTATCCAGGGAAGCAAGCGATAAAGAGAAG GCCAAGGATCTACCAACATTCAAGGACAACGACTTCTTGAATGAGGGTCAGAAGCTGCATGTTGGAGAAGAGAGTAAAAAGAACTTCCTTGAAAAACTGAAGCGGGATGTGGAG TTTTTAGCTCAGCTGAAGATTATGGACTACAGCTTGCTGGTTGGGATCCACGATGTTGACCGAGCAGAGCAGGAAGAGATGGAAGTGGAGGATCGGGCAGAGGATGAGGAGTGTGAGAACGACGGTCTCGGAGGCAACCCCATTTCCTCCTATGGCACACCCCCTGACAGCCCTGGCAATCTCCTCAACTACCCTCGCTTCTTTGGGCCTGGAGAGTTTGACCCTTCTGTTGATGTCTACGCCATGAAAAGCCACGAAA GTGCCCCCAAGAAGGAAGTGTACTTCATGGCCATTATAGACATTCTTACGCCATATGATGCGAAGAAGAAAGCTGCACATGCTGCCAAAACAGTGAAACATGGG GCTGGGGCAGAGATCTCCACCGTGAATCCAGAGCAGTACTCTAAACGCTTCAATGAATTTATCTCCAATATCCTGACATAG